The Paenibacillus yonginensis genome segment AGAAGGTGTATCAATGCCATGAACACTTTGGTCTATTTTGTAAGGCACGCGGATTCTCCATATGCCCCAGGCGAAGAACGGACAAGAGGTTTATCCGAAAGAGGGGAATCCGATGCTCAGCTCGCAGGCAAAATTTTAAAAAAAGAAGGCATTGGAATCTTTATTTCCAGTCCTTATGAAAGGGCCATCCAAACTCTTAAACCAGCAGCTGGACACCATCAAATTCGGATTAAGGAACGGAGAATACGCCAATGATTCATTCCGATGTATTGCAGATCTTAAGCGGCAGATGAACGGTTTTGATAAACCTTGGTTTGTAGCCGGCGGCTGGACCATTGATTTGTTTGTAGGTGAAGTGACGCGAAGTCACAAAGACATAGACCTCTGTCTATTTCGGGAAGATGCCGAATACGCGTTGGAGTATTTCCATGAATGGGACATTTATGTGGCTATCCCGGGAGAGCAGCGGCTGGAGAAAGTCAGAGGGATCCAGGACATTG includes the following:
- a CDS encoding SixA phosphatase family protein; the encoded protein is MNTLVYFVRHADSPYAPGEERTRGLSERGESDAQLAGKILKKEGIGIFISSPYERAIQTLKPAAGHHQIRIKERRIRQ